A window of Colius striatus isolate bColStr4 chromosome 29, bColStr4.1.hap1, whole genome shotgun sequence contains these coding sequences:
- the PLEKHO1 gene encoding pleckstrin homology domain-containing family O member 1 isoform X2 yields MAVASTSTSDGMLTLDLIQEEDASPEDHGTCEQSFRVDLDKSVAPLAAGRRRSHSENVQPPEKGRPGSLPRREGTSWDGCGQRKDSFDRGTMYTPQVPKKLSHSEKNKCASMEEILSGRDSAARRALLRTGLEAQAASAEPEQLSRLQELVALKLEKTQELLTEVKGYGEGKRNTQDSSTTAVSSSSSSSSRSDSERILQESERLLGEASSTWSQAKRVLQEIKELRDLYKQLELQQSDSKPRQSSQWQYRKSVM; encoded by the exons ATGGCTGTG GCATCTACCTCAACGTCCGACGGCATGCTGACGCTCGACCTGATCCAGGAGGAAGACGCCTCTCCGGAGGATCACGGCACCTGCGAGCAGAGTTTCCGGGTGGATCTGGACAAGTCGGTGGCTCCTCTGGCTGCCGGCCGGCGCCGCTCCCACTCCGAGAACGTCCAGCCGCCGGAGAAGGGCCGGCCGGGGAGCCTGCCCCGGAGAGAGGGCACCTCCTGGGACGGGTGTGGGCAGCGCAAGGACTCCTTCGACAGAGGCACCATGTACACGCCGCAGGTCCCCAAAAAGCTCTCGCACTCGGAGAAGAACAAATGTGCCTCCATGGAGGAAATCCTGTCGGGCCGGGACTCTGCTGCGCGCCGGGCGCTGCTGCGGACGGGGCTGGAGGCTCAGGCGGCCTCGGCAGAACCGGAGCAGCTCTCCCGGCTCCAGGAGCTGGTTGcactgaaactggaaaaaactCAGGAACTGCTGACGGAGGTGAAGGGCTACGGGGAAGGCAAGAGAAACACCCAGGACTCCAGCACCACCGCCGTCAGCTCTTCTTCCTCGTCGTCTTCCAGGTCGGACTCTGAAAGGATCCTGCAGGAATCTGAGAGGTTGCTGGGGGAGGCTTCCTCCACCTGGAGCCAAGCCAAGAGGGTGCTACAGGAGATCAAAGAGTTGAGGGACCTGTACAAACAGTTGGAGCTGCAGCAGTCGGACTCGAAACCCAGACAGAGCTCACAGTGGCAGTACAGGAAGAGCGTGATGTGA